From Crocosphaera subtropica ATCC 51142, one genomic window encodes:
- a CDS encoding HNH endonuclease — translation MKNRDRYPDDWDEIALRVKQSANWTCSKCGQICLSPDDKLSINLCPTILYKAIHPLSLLLFWLIIIQQWLTDKSVRTKYTLTVHHSDYDPSNNHESNLIPLCSACHLYLHRGQRGNISPGQLKLELEV, via the coding sequence ATGAAAAATAGAGATAGATATCCTGATGATTGGGACGAAATTGCCTTAAGGGTTAAACAGTCGGCTAATTGGACTTGTTCTAAATGTGGGCAAATCTGTCTATCTCCTGATGACAAATTATCGATTAACCTTTGTCCTACCATCCTATATAAAGCTATTCATCCCCTATCATTACTCCTATTTTGGTTAATAATAATACAACAATGGTTAACCGATAAAAGTGTAAGAACCAAATATACTTTAACCGTCCATCATAGCGATTATGATCCAAGTAATAATCATGAATCTAATCTTATTCCTTTGTGTAGTGCCTGTCATCTTTATCTGCACCGAGGACAACGAGGCAATATCAGTCCAGGTCAATTAAAATTAGAATTAGAAGTCTAA
- a CDS encoding TetR/AcrR family transcriptional regulator, giving the protein MSKEQVLPQLVSVFQHYGYEGATLARLSDTTGLKKASLYHYFQGGKEQMASAVLEYVADWFDKNVFTPLQSSQPPRERIQEMSQGLEEFYHSGEVPCLLSVMSIGEANNLFHQQLETSLKHWLDLLTKVVQETGVTADTAKQRAEDALMMVQGALVLVRVTNNTQPFKRAISRLPKILLDD; this is encoded by the coding sequence ATGTCCAAAGAACAAGTCCTCCCCCAACTCGTCTCCGTCTTCCAACATTACGGCTATGAAGGGGCTACGCTTGCCCGATTATCGGATACCACTGGCTTGAAAAAAGCAAGCCTTTACCATTATTTTCAAGGTGGGAAAGAACAAATGGCTTCTGCTGTTTTAGAGTATGTTGCTGATTGGTTTGATAAAAATGTGTTTACCCCTTTGCAATCATCACAACCGCCAAGAGAGCGTATTCAAGAGATGAGTCAAGGTTTAGAGGAGTTTTATCATAGTGGTGAAGTCCCCTGTCTTCTTTCGGTTATGTCTATTGGAGAAGCTAATAATTTATTTCATCAACAGCTAGAAACGTCTCTTAAACATTGGCTTGATCTTCTGACAAAGGTTGTGCAAGAAACAGGAGTTACTGCCGATACTGCCAAACAAAGAGCCGAAGATGCACTAATGATGGTACAAGGGGCATTAGTATTAGTTAGAGTCACTAACAATACTCAACCGTTTAAACGAGCGATCTCTAGACTCCCGAAGATTTTGTTAGATGATTAA
- a CDS encoding Hsp20/alpha crystallin family protein: MALVRYNPWQEMNSLQHQLNRLLDEALTPTNWEDFGNFSKIPAAELTETDDALHLKLEVPGMSAKDLDIQVMVDRVAIAGERKSETNTSENGKTRSEFRYGKFQRVIPLPVRIENTNVSADYKDGILHLNLPKSNEEKNKVVKISIPEAEATA, translated from the coding sequence ATGGCATTAGTACGTTATAATCCTTGGCAAGAAATGAATTCTTTACAACATCAATTAAATCGTTTATTGGATGAAGCTTTAACCCCTACTAATTGGGAAGATTTTGGAAATTTCTCTAAAATACCTGCTGCTGAATTAACCGAAACTGATGACGCTTTGCATCTCAAACTTGAAGTTCCTGGAATGTCAGCTAAAGATTTAGACATTCAAGTAATGGTAGATCGAGTGGCTATTGCTGGTGAAAGAAAATCGGAAACTAATACCTCTGAAAATGGTAAGACTCGCTCAGAATTCCGTTATGGTAAATTCCAAAGAGTAATTCCTCTTCCTGTACGCATTGAAAACACTAACGTTAGCGCAGATTATAAAGATGGTATTCTTCATTTAAACCTACCCAAGTCAAATGAAGAAAAAAATAAAGTTGTTAAAATTAGTATTCCTGAAGCTGAAGCGACTGCTTAG